One Polaribacter sp. SA4-12 genomic window carries:
- the rpsL gene encoding 30S ribosomal protein S12 → MPTIQQLVRKGRTKITKKSKSAALSSCPQRRGVCTRVYTTTPKKPNSAMRKVARVRLTNGNEINAYIPGEGHNLQEHSIVLVRGGRVKDLPGVKYHVVRGALDTAGVEGRTQRRSKYGAKRPKK, encoded by the coding sequence ATGCCAACTATTCAACAATTAGTTCGTAAAGGAAGAACCAAAATAACTAAGAAGAGTAAATCGGCTGCTTTGTCGTCTTGTCCTCAAAGGCGTGGAGTTTGTACACGTGTTTATACTACAACACCAAAGAAACCTAATTCAGCAATGCGTAAAGTTGCCAGAGTTAGATTGACAAATGGTAATGAGATAAACGCATACATTCCAGGTGAAGGACATAACTTACAAGAGCACTCGATAGTATTAGTTAGAGGTGGAAGGGTAAAAGATTTACCAGGTGTTAAATATCACGTAGTACGTGGTGCATTAGATACAGCAGGTGTTGAGGGTAGAACTCAACGTAGATCTAAGTACGGTGCAAAACGCCCAAAGAAGTAA
- the rpsG gene encoding 30S ribosomal protein S7 — MRKRAAKKRVLLPDPKFNDQLVTRFVNNLMWSGKKSVAFKVFYDALELVEERKGEDEEKSALEIWKDGLSNVMPHVEVRSRRVGGATFQIPMQIRPDRKVSMAIKWMILYTRKRNEKTMAQRLAAEILAAAKEEGAAVKKRTDTHKMAEANKAFSHFRF; from the coding sequence ATGAGAAAAAGAGCAGCAAAAAAAAGAGTCTTATTACCGGATCCAAAATTTAATGATCAGCTTGTAACACGTTTTGTGAATAACTTAATGTGGAGTGGTAAGAAGTCTGTAGCATTTAAAGTGTTTTATGACGCTTTAGAGCTAGTAGAAGAAAGAAAAGGAGAAGACGAAGAGAAATCGGCTTTAGAAATTTGGAAAGATGGTTTGTCGAATGTAATGCCTCACGTAGAAGTAAGATCTCGTCGTGTTGGTGGTGCAACATTCCAAATACCAATGCAAATTAGACCAGACCGTAAGGTTTCTATGGCTATCAAATGGATGATTTTGTATACTCGTAAAAGAAACGAGAAAACAATGGCACAGCGTTTAGCTGCTGAAATTTTAGCTGCGGCTAAAGAAGAAGGTGCTGCTGTTAAAAAACGTACAGATACTCACAAAATGGCAGAAGCTAATAAAGCATTCTCTCACTTTAGATTTTAA
- the fusA gene encoding elongation factor G has translation MARDLRYTRNIGIAAHIDAGKTTTTERVLYYTGVSHKIGEVHDGAATMDWMEQEQERGITITSAATTCTWQFPKENAEILPETKDYHFNIIDTPGHVDFTVEVNRSLRVLDGLVFLFSAVDGVEPQSETNWRLADNYKVPRIGFVNKMDRQGSDFMMVCKQVKEMLGSNAVPIVLNIGDEENFKGIVDLVKNRAIIWHEEGMGATFDIVDIPEDLKEEAKLLRANLIEEVASYDESLLEKFMEDEDSITEDEVHAALRAAVMDMAIIPMICGSAFKNKGVQFLLDAVCRYLPSPMDKEGIVGVNPDTEEKELRKPDVKEPFAALAFKIATDPFVGRLAFFRAYSGRLDAGSYVLNNRSGKKERISRIYQMHANKQNAIDYIEAGDIGAAVGFKSIKTGDTLTAEKFPLVLESMDFPDPVIGIAVEPKTKADVDKLGIGLAKLAEEDPTFTVRSDEASGQTIISGMGELHLDVLVDRLRREFNVEVNQGQPQVEYKEAITAVTDHREVYKKQSGGRGKFADIAFTIGPADEGVQGLQFDSVIKGGNVPREFVPSVEKGFKEAMKNGPLAGYEMDSMKVTLRDGSFHAVDSDALSFELAARMGYKASAKSAKAKIMEPLMKVEVLTPEANMGDIVGDLNRRRGQVNDMSDRAGSKVVKAIVPLSEMFGYVTALRTMSSGRATSTMEFSHYAETPSNVSEEVIAKSKG, from the coding sequence ATGGCTAGAGATTTAAGATATACTAGAAATATTGGTATTGCAGCTCATATTGATGCTGGTAAAACCACAACAACAGAACGCGTATTGTACTATACAGGTGTTTCTCACAAGATTGGAGAAGTACATGATGGTGCAGCTACTATGGACTGGATGGAACAAGAGCAAGAAAGAGGTATTACAATTACTTCTGCAGCTACTACTTGTACATGGCAGTTTCCAAAGGAAAACGCTGAAATTCTTCCAGAAACTAAAGATTACCATTTTAATATTATTGATACTCCTGGTCACGTAGATTTTACTGTAGAAGTAAATAGATCTTTACGTGTTCTTGATGGTTTGGTTTTCTTATTTAGTGCGGTTGATGGTGTTGAGCCTCAATCTGAAACTAACTGGAGACTTGCAGATAATTATAAAGTGCCAAGAATTGGTTTCGTTAATAAAATGGACCGTCAAGGATCTGATTTTATGATGGTTTGTAAGCAAGTAAAAGAAATGTTAGGCTCTAATGCAGTGCCTATTGTTTTAAATATTGGTGACGAAGAAAACTTTAAAGGTATTGTAGATCTAGTTAAAAATAGAGCTATTATATGGCATGAAGAAGGAATGGGAGCAACATTTGATATTGTTGATATTCCTGAAGATTTAAAAGAAGAAGCTAAATTATTACGTGCTAACCTTATTGAGGAAGTAGCTAGTTATGATGAGAGTCTTTTAGAAAAGTTCATGGAAGATGAAGATTCTATTACAGAAGATGAAGTGCATGCTGCATTGAGAGCTGCTGTAATGGATATGGCAATTATTCCTATGATTTGTGGTTCTGCTTTCAAAAATAAAGGTGTTCAGTTCTTATTAGATGCTGTTTGTCGTTATTTACCTTCTCCTATGGATAAAGAAGGTATTGTAGGTGTAAACCCAGATACAGAAGAAAAAGAATTGCGTAAACCTGATGTAAAGGAGCCTTTCGCTGCTTTAGCTTTTAAAATTGCGACAGATCCTTTTGTTGGTCGTTTAGCATTCTTTAGAGCGTATTCAGGTCGTTTAGATGCTGGTTCTTATGTTTTAAATAACCGTTCAGGTAAAAAAGAACGTATTTCACGTATTTATCAAATGCATGCTAACAAGCAAAATGCAATTGATTATATTGAAGCTGGAGATATTGGTGCTGCTGTAGGTTTTAAATCTATTAAAACAGGAGATACTTTAACTGCTGAAAAATTCCCTCTAGTATTAGAGTCTATGGATTTTCCAGATCCAGTAATTGGTATTGCTGTTGAGCCTAAAACGAAAGCAGATGTAGATAAATTAGGTATTGGACTTGCTAAATTAGCAGAAGAAGATCCTACTTTTACTGTGCGTTCAGACGAAGCTTCAGGACAGACTATTATTTCTGGAATGGGTGAGTTGCATTTAGATGTACTTGTAGATCGTTTAAGACGAGAGTTTAATGTTGAAGTTAATCAAGGTCAACCTCAAGTAGAGTATAAGGAAGCAATTACTGCTGTAACTGATCATAGAGAGGTTTATAAAAAGCAATCTGGTGGACGTGGTAAATTTGCAGATATTGCATTTACAATTGGGCCAGCTGATGAAGGTGTTCAAGGATTACAATTCGATTCTGTTATTAAGGGTGGTAATGTTCCTAGAGAATTTGTTCCTTCTGTAGAGAAAGGTTTCAAAGAAGCTATGAAGAATGGTCCTTTAGCAGGTTATGAAATGGATTCAATGAAAGTTACTTTAAGAGATGGGTCTTTCCACGCAGTGGATTCTGATGCATTATCTTTTGAGTTAGCTGCAAGAATGGGTTATAAAGCTTCTGCGAAATCTGCAAAAGCAAAAATCATGGAACCTTTAATGAAGGTTGAAGTGTTAACTCCTGAAGCTAACATGGGTGATATCGTTGGGGATTTAAATAGAAGAAGAGGTCAAGTTAACGACATGAGTGATCGTGCTGGGTCTAAAGTTGTAAAAGCAATAGTTCCATTATCAGAAATGTTTGGTTATGTTACTGCTTTAAGAACGATGTCTTCTGGTAGAGCAACTTCTACTATGGAATTTTCACACTATGCAGAAACGCCTTCAAATGTATCTGAAGAAGTAATCGCAAAATCTAAAGGATAA
- the rpsJ gene encoding 30S ribosomal protein S10, with protein sequence MSQKIRIKLKSYDYNLVDKSAEKIVKTVKSTGAVVNGPIPLPTHKKIFTVLRSPHVNKKSREQFQLASYKRLLDIYSSSSKTIDALMKLELPSGVEVEIKV encoded by the coding sequence ATGAGTCAAAAAATTAGAATTAAATTAAAGTCTTACGATTACAACTTAGTAGATAAGTCTGCTGAAAAAATAGTTAAGACGGTAAAAAGTACTGGTGCTGTTGTAAACGGACCAATACCATTACCAACACATAAAAAGATTTTTACAGTATTACGTTCTCCACACGTAAATAAAAAATCTAGAGAGCAATTTCAATTAGCTTCTTACAAAAGATTATTAGACATTTATAGTTCTTCTTCGAAAACTATCGATGCTTTAATGAAACTTGAGTTACCAAGTGGTGTTGAAGTTGAAATAAAAGTATAA
- the rplC gene encoding 50S ribosomal protein L3, with amino-acid sequence MSGLIGRKIGMTSLFDENGKNIPCTVIEAGPCVVTQVRTEEVDGYSALQLGFDDKKAKSSNKALDGHFKKAGATAKKKVVEFQGFEQEYKLGDSITVDHFEEGEFVDVSGVSKGKGFQGVVKRHGFAGVGQATHGQHNRLRAPGSIGAASYPARVFKGMRMAGRMGGDKVKVQNLKVLKVVAEKNLLVVKGAIPGHKNAFVTIQK; translated from the coding sequence ATGTCTGGGTTAATAGGAAGAAAGATTGGAATGACCAGCTTATTCGACGAGAACGGGAAGAATATTCCTTGTACTGTAATCGAAGCAGGTCCTTGCGTTGTCACTCAGGTCAGAACCGAAGAGGTTGACGGCTATAGTGCGTTGCAACTTGGTTTCGATGACAAAAAAGCGAAGAGTTCTAACAAAGCGTTAGATGGCCACTTTAAAAAAGCTGGTGCCACTGCTAAGAAAAAAGTCGTTGAATTTCAAGGGTTTGAGCAAGAGTATAAATTAGGGGATTCTATCACGGTAGATCACTTTGAAGAAGGTGAATTTGTTGATGTGTCTGGTGTTTCTAAAGGTAAAGGTTTTCAGGGTGTTGTAAAACGTCATGGATTTGCTGGTGTAGGTCAAGCGACTCACGGTCAGCATAACCGATTAAGAGCTCCGGGTTCTATTGGTGCTGCATCTTATCCTGCAAGAGTATTCAAAGGAATGCGTATGGCAGGTAGAATGGGTGGAGATAAAGTGAAAGTTCAAAACTTAAAAGTATTAAAAGTAGTTGCTGAAAAGAACTTACTTGTTGTTAAAGGAGCAATTCCTGGACACAAAAATGCTTTTGTAACTATTCAGAAATAA
- the rplD gene encoding 50S ribosomal protein L4 codes for MKVAVLDITGKDTGREVELSSDVFGIEPNDHAVYLDVKQYLANQRQGTHKSKERAEITGSTRKIKKQKGTGTARAGSIKSGVFRGGGRMFGPRPRDYSFKLNKNLKRLARKSALSIQANDKNLVIIEDFNFDSPKTKNFLDVLKALELDTKKSLFVLSNENANVYLSSRNLKKAKVVKASEINTYGVLNANKVVITESSLEGINTNLSK; via the coding sequence ATGAAAGTAGCAGTTTTAGATATTACAGGAAAAGATACAGGTAGGGAAGTTGAACTTTCTAGCGATGTATTTGGTATTGAGCCTAATGATCATGCTGTTTATTTAGATGTAAAGCAGTACTTGGCGAATCAACGTCAAGGAACACATAAATCTAAAGAAAGAGCAGAAATTACTGGTTCTACAAGAAAGATAAAAAAACAAAAAGGAACTGGTACTGCAAGAGCAGGTTCTATCAAGTCTGGTGTTTTTAGAGGTGGAGGTCGTATGTTCGGTCCAAGACCAAGAGATTATTCTTTTAAATTGAATAAGAACTTAAAGCGTTTAGCACGTAAGTCAGCTTTAAGTATTCAAGCAAATGATAAAAATTTAGTAATAATTGAAGATTTTAACTTTGATTCTCCAAAAACTAAGAACTTTTTGGATGTATTAAAAGCATTAGAATTAGATACTAAAAAATCATTGTTTGTGTTAAGTAATGAAAATGCAAATGTGTATTTATCATCACGTAACTTAAAAAAGGCTAAAGTAGTTAAAGCTTCAGAAATTAATACTTATGGTGTTTTAAACGCTAACAAAGTTGTTATTACTGAGAGCTCTTTAGAAGGAATTAATACAAATTTAAGTAAATAG
- the rplW gene encoding 50S ribosomal protein L23, whose protein sequence is MSILIKPIITEKATNDSELFNRFTFIVDKKANKLEIKGAVEATYGVSILSVKTLNYPIQRNTKFTKKGLVTGIKSGYKKAIVQVAEGESIDFYNNL, encoded by the coding sequence ATGAGTATTTTAATAAAACCTATTATCACGGAAAAAGCAACTAATGATAGCGAATTATTTAATCGTTTTACATTTATTGTAGATAAGAAAGCTAATAAATTAGAAATTAAAGGAGCTGTTGAAGCAACTTATGGAGTTTCTATTTTAAGCGTTAAGACTTTAAACTATCCAATTCAAAGAAATACAAAGTTTACTAAAAAAGGTTTAGTAACTGGTATTAAAAGTGGGTACAAAAAGGCTATCGTTCAAGTAGCAGAAGGAGAAAGCATTGATTTTTATAACAATCTTTAA